One Tamlana carrageenivorans genomic region harbors:
- the pdxA gene encoding 4-hydroxythreonine-4-phosphate dehydrogenase PdxA, with protein MTETENIVVGISIGDLNGIGGEIVLKTFEDARILDFCTPVIFASFKVMTFYKTHFKSEINFNSIKDLDQIAAGKVNVFNCWNDPVKIEFGKEDLNIGAFAIKSLEAATKALKEGFVNVLVTAPINKHNIQSEAFKFPGHTDYLAQELEGESLMFMIHNGFRVGLLTDHVPVKDVASHITPKRIEQKINTVYESLKKDFKIQKPKIAVLGINPHTGDNGVIGHEDDVVLRPTLQKIKESGKLVYGPYAADSFFGSNNYKNFDAIIASYHDQGLIPFKTLSFGQGVNYTAGLNKVRTSPDHGTAYEIAGKGVADENSFKEAVYSAMQIFKNRTDYEELTANPLKKASRSERR; from the coding sequence ATGACGGAGACAGAAAATATAGTAGTAGGAATATCCATAGGTGATTTAAACGGCATTGGTGGAGAAATTGTTTTAAAAACATTTGAAGATGCAAGGATTTTAGATTTTTGTACGCCCGTAATTTTTGCTTCGTTTAAAGTCATGACTTTTTATAAAACGCATTTTAAATCGGAAATAAATTTTAATAGTATAAAAGATTTAGATCAGATTGCTGCTGGAAAGGTTAATGTTTTTAATTGTTGGAATGATCCTGTTAAAATTGAATTTGGTAAAGAAGACCTTAATATAGGTGCCTTTGCTATTAAATCGTTGGAGGCAGCTACAAAGGCTTTAAAGGAAGGTTTTGTTAATGTGCTAGTAACAGCACCTATAAATAAACATAACATTCAATCGGAAGCTTTTAAGTTCCCTGGGCATACCGATTATTTGGCTCAAGAATTAGAAGGAGAAAGCTTAATGTTTATGATTCATAACGGATTTAGAGTGGGCTTACTTACCGATCATGTGCCTGTTAAAGATGTAGCCAGCCACATTACGCCAAAACGAATCGAGCAAAAAATTAATACCGTTTACGAATCCCTAAAAAAGGATTTTAAAATTCAAAAACCTAAAATTGCTGTTTTAGGGATTAACCCACATACTGGCGACAATGGTGTTATTGGGCATGAAGACGATGTTGTTTTACGACCAACTTTGCAAAAAATAAAAGAAAGTGGTAAGTTGGTATATGGACCTTATGCAGCCGATAGTTTTTTTGGTTCTAATAATTATAAAAACTTTGATGCTATTATTGCCTCGTATCACGATCAAGGATTAATTCCTTTTAAAACCTTATCCTTTGGTCAAGGCGTTAATTATACAGCTGGTTTAAATAAAGTTAGAACATCGCCCGATCATGGGACAGCTTATGAAATTGCAGGAAAAGGTGTGGCCGATGAAAATTCTTTTAAAGAAGCCGTCTACAGTGCTATGCAAATATTTAAGAACCGAACCGATTATGAAGAACTCACTGCAAATCCCCTAAAAAAGGCCTCGCGTAGTGAGCGTCGTTAA
- a CDS encoding riboflavin synthase, producing MFTGIIETIGTVSHLENELDNLHITIKSSITSELKIDQSVAHNGVCLTVVKIDEDAYTVTAIKETLNKTNLGTLKIDDAVNLERAMKLGDRLDGHIVQGHVDQTAVCTEVKEENGSWIFTFKYDAALNNITIEKGSITVNGTSLTVVNSQKDQFSVAIIPYTYEHTNFKTFKKGSVVNLEFDVLGKYVARLNDLSKE from the coding sequence ATGTTTACTGGAATTATTGAAACGATTGGTACGGTTTCTCATTTAGAAAATGAACTAGACAACCTACATATCACTATAAAAAGCAGCATCACATCCGAATTAAAAATCGATCAAAGTGTGGCACATAATGGTGTTTGTTTAACTGTGGTGAAGATTGATGAAGACGCCTATACTGTAACAGCCATTAAAGAAACCTTAAACAAAACAAACCTAGGTACTTTAAAAATTGATGATGCCGTCAATTTAGAGCGCGCCATGAAACTTGGCGACCGACTTGATGGTCATATCGTACAAGGTCACGTAGATCAAACCGCTGTGTGTACGGAAGTGAAAGAAGAAAATGGCAGTTGGATATTTACTTTTAAATATGATGCAGCTTTAAACAACATCACTATCGAAAAAGGCTCGATAACTGTAAACGGCACGAGTTTAACCGTTGTAAACTCACAAAAAGACCAATTTAGCGTTGCCATAATACCCTACACTTACGAACACACAAATTTTAAAACCTTTAAAAAAGGTAGTGTTGTAAATTTAGAATTTGATGTTTTAGGAAAGTATGTGGCGCGTTTAAACGATCTAAGTAAGGAATAA